The Lytechinus pictus isolate F3 Inbred chromosome 15, Lp3.0, whole genome shotgun sequence genome contains a region encoding:
- the LOC129278276 gene encoding NXPE family member 3-like, whose protein sequence is MVSKGMRQFVIFTFVVGSFLLAFITIMQFSTTVNQHTEPFPLNHIPPSRLFMDIARPKASWKERTNVSVNPFCPNLSARRRRRYYTYEDSIPSQISWTSLLNMTNPNFTSFHITKTNRNNASKYFVCDELRLIIQARNGLNESKAYGGDYFRTKIYTKNSTFQASSMSDGEVVDHGNGTYSALFTLKWAGLVNIQVTLVHTSEANYVLRRLQKEEVTRSHHKGRFYSKDPKKAEETFCNMDLKVLNETVGKTESCNFTDTSTGSPWFCVKPQNFTCNDWVEHHNVQYKPVISDNEKLPFTWNNRKISGSENRIVVHRTVGNESIVHSGALDHLPACLPQIQFGAPEVAGFYWGKNWLSADCGIQIFHQSQAISLLKNKTIYFLGDSTIRQLFEFYVKLFKLKTVPISKDPSWFVGPTIAKDSKNNINFHFQFHGHPIGRSKWANVSTTEYIANFIDRVKGGESTIFVLTLWAHFAAFPPWFYETRVDDVLMSLRRLQKRSPKTLVIWKSANTREHDGLDHFLKNSDWTARDLDRRMRNKVFALENLGFMDAWDMTNAQFEKDAVHPTGSHVENLSNKLLTYILNHKNEE, encoded by the exons gATATAGCAAGACCTAAGGCCTCGTGGAAAGAACGGACAAATGTATCTGTAAATCCCTTTTGCCCTAATCTTTCAGCAAGGCGAAGACGAAGATATTATACTTACGAGGACAGCATACCAAGTCAAATCTCCTGGACAAGTTTGCTCAACATGACTAATCCAAATTTCACATCATTTCACATCACCAAAACAAATCGGAACAATGCTTCTAAGTATTTCGTCTGCGATGAACTGCGGTTGATCATTCAAGCCCGGAATGGGCTAAACGAGAGCAAGGCTTACGGAGGAGACTATTTCCGCACCAAAATATATACCAAAAATTCAACTTTCCAGGCAAGCTCGATGTCAGACGGCGAAGTTGTCGACCATGGGAACGGGACGTACAGCGCCCTCTTTACCTTGAAGTGGGCAGGTTTGGTTAACATTCAGGTTACATTAGTTCATACAAGTGAAGCCAATTACGTGTTAAGAAGACTTCAGAAAGAAGAAGTGACCAGAAGTCACCATAAAGGGCGATTTTATTCTAAAGATCCGAAGAAAGCCGAGGAAACATTTTGCAATATGGACCTAAAAGTGTTAAACGAAACTGTCGGAAAG ACCGAAAGCTGTAACTTTACCGACACAAGTACCGGGTCCCCTTGGTTTTGCGTGAAACCACAGAATTTCACCTGCAACGATTGGGTTGAGCATCACAATGTACAGTATAAACCAGTCATATCGGACAACGAAAAGCTTCCTTTTACCTG GAACAACCGAAAAATATCTGGATCTGAAAACAGGATTGTAGTCCATCGTACAGTTG GTAACGAGTCCATTGTACACAGTGGGGCTCTGGATCACCTTCCAGCTTGCTTGCCACAGATTCAATTTGGAGCACCAGAAGTTGCTGGCTTTTACTGGGGAAAGAATTGGCTCTCAGCAGATTGCGGAATACAAATATTCCATCAATCGCAAGCAATCTCGctcttgaaaaataaaaccataTATTTTTTAGGGGATTCTACCATCCGGCAGCTATTTGAATTTTACGTAAAGCTCTTCAAATTGAAAACGGTTCCAATCTCCAAGGACCCGTCGTGGTTCGTTGGACCGACAATCGCCAAAGACAGCAAAAACAACATTaatttccactttcaatttcacGGGCATCCAATCGGGAGATCAAAGTGGGCGAATGTTTCAACCACAGAGTATATAGCAAATTTTATTGATCGTGTCAAAGGAGGGGAGAgcactatttttgttttgacgTTGTGGGCGCACTTTGCTGCATTCCCTCCTTGGTTCTACGAAACTCGTGTGGACGATGTGTTGATGTCTCTAAGACGCCTTCAGAAGCGTAGTCCAAAAACGTTGGTCATCTGGAAAAGCGCAAACACAAGAGAACATGACGGATTGgatcattttcttaaaaacagTGACTGGACTGCGAGGGACCTCGATAGAAGGATGAGAAATAAAGTTTTTGCTCTTGAAAATCTCGGGTTTATGGATGCCTGGGACATGACAAATGCACAGTTCGAAAAAGATGCCGTACATCCTACGGGTTCACACGTTGAAAATCTCAGCAATAAACTATTAACATacattttaaatcataaaaacgAGGAATGA